From a region of the Vicia villosa cultivar HV-30 ecotype Madison, WI unplaced genomic scaffold, Vvil1.0 ctg.000874F_1_1, whole genome shotgun sequence genome:
- the LOC131631840 gene encoding putative disease resistance protein At3g14460 — protein MAFGLLCSAKIMHYLCGGKLNRELVSKFTKSVSYIVAFVDDAEQRQIRNPHAEAWLDDVKDVMLDAEDLLDEINIHVLQCKFEAESQIRVTRPSKLWTLFSASSSSIDKKIESRMQEIVDNLECLVNKKDLLLLKEHTIGFGAASQKLPSTCLPLESFIYGRDGDKDIIFDWLVSDTEMLSIISLVGMGGMGKTTIAQHLYNDPKTKGIFDLSAWVYVSEKFDICRITREILKEVTNSTYDDSLQLNILQENLVEKLIGKRFLLVLDDNWNENYMLWEALQAPFGFWARGSKILVTTRSKKVALVMNSNKLHQLEQLEEEHSWKLFSKHAFQDKNDSQINPKFEKIGKKVTNKCQGLPLALEAIGGLLNTKSSLLEWKKILSSEIWDLNIETKIIPTLILSYQNLPYHLKRCFAYCALFPKGYLFEKGDLSLLWMAQNFLQYPEQKVESRREVGERYFNDLLLRSFFKPSKKYKNVFVMHNILHDLAKYVYGKFCFTLKVKDAQSIPKLTRHFSFLCDELESFDGFEILHHANRLHTFLPLSMDSYQHRWWLRLKSDTMMLPELFSKLKLLRVLSLYAYWDMTELPDTIGDLKHLQYLDLSRTRIRNLPDSLCSLYNLQLLKLRDCEYFEELPVNLYKLVNLCYLDFSGTKVRKMPKEMEKLKNLEELSSFYVDKDSESNIQQLGEFNLHGELSILEIQNIANPRYAFLANLKNKVYLVKLELTWNENSDNSQKEREVLEKLQPSKRLKKLLINNYGGTFFPYWFGDNSLSYVVSLKLSNCRNCILIPSLGAMSSLKHLQIKGLSAIVVIGREFYGNGTIPFPSLETLTFKDMSGWEKWEYEVERDAFPRLQKLSLVQCPNLKDKLPENLPCLVNLEILDCKHLLASVPFSPVIRELCLTYCRKLQFEYHSSTMKLLVISRCCTDESSVEWTGNILSHCSTSIRTLKIEDCPTMNIPLGSCYNFLVKLDITSSCDSLKTFPLDLFPKLDSLDIYKCYNFEMISQEREHLLLTSLLIEECPKFASFPKGGLAAPKLQYLLISKLENLKSLPEGMHILLPSLYKLSIEDCPQLNSFSNGGFPSSLRSLFLMKCSKLLIDSLKLAFPTNTSMCDMYIQEVDMESFPNEGLLPLSLTRITITYCRNLRQLDYKGIDHLPSLTTLILNNCPNIQCLPEEGLPKSITTLQIRGNCPLLKLRCKKPNGEDWQKISHIECVIIDN, from the coding sequence ATGGCATTTGGCTTGCTGTGTTCCGCGAAAATCATGCACTACTTATGTGGAGGAAAACTCAATAGAGAGCTCGTGAGCAAGTTTACCAAATCAGTGAGTTACATCGTTGCCTTTGTTGATGATGCCGAACAGAGGCAGATCAGAAACCCTCATGCAGAAGCATGGCTTGATGATGTCAAAGATGTTATGCTTGACGCGGAGGATCTCTTGGATGAAATTAACATTCATGTTTTGCAGTGCAAGTTTGAAGCTGAATCCCAAATCCGTGTTACTAGACCTAGTAAGTTGTGGACTCTCTTCAGTGCTTCTTCTAGTTCAATTGACAAGAAAATTGAATCTAGAATGCAAGAAATTGTTGATAACCTAGAATGCCTTGTAAACAAAAAGGATTTACTTCTTTTGAAAGAGCATACTATTGGTTTTGGTGCTGCATCACAAAAGCTGCCTTCGACATGTTTGCCTCTTGAATCGTTTATATATGGTAGAGATGGTGACAAAGATATTATATTTGATTGGCTCGTATCCGACACTGAGATGCTTTCAATAATTTCACTTGTTGGTATGGGAGGGATGGGTAAAACCACCATTGCCCAACATTTATACAATGACCCGAAGACGAAGGGAATTTTTGATCTTTCAGCTTGGGTATATGTCTCAGAAAAATTTGACATTTGTAGAATAACAAGAGAAATCCTCAAAGAAGTCACTAATTCAACTTATGATGATAGTTTACAATTGAACATACTTCAAGAAAATTTGGTGGAAAAACTAATCGGGAAGAGATTTCTTCTTGTTTTAGATGACAATTGGAATGAGAACTATATGTTGTGGGAAGCTTTGCAGGCTCCTTTTGGTTTTTGGGCTCGGGGAAGCAAAATTCTTGTCACTACACGTAGTAAGAAAGTCGCTTTAGTCATGAATTCAAATAAATTGCACCAGCTTGAGCAATTAGAAGAAGAACATAGCTGGAAATTGTTTTCTAAACATGCATTCCAAGATAAAAATGATTCTCAGATAAATCCTAAGTTTGAGAAGATTGGTAAGAAGGTAACGAACAAATGTCAAGGATTGCCTCTAGCTTTGGAAGCAATTGGAGGTCTCTTGAATACAAAGTCATCCTTATTGGAATGGAAGAAGATATTGTCAAGCGAGATATGGGACTTAAATATAGAGACTAAAATCATCCCTACTTTGATATTGAGCTATCAAAACCTTCCTTATCATCTCAAGAGATGTTTTGCCTACTGTGCCTTATTCCCAAAAGGTTATTTGTTTGAAAAGGGTGATTTAAGTTTATTATGGATGGCTCAAAATTTTCtacaataccctgaacaaaaggTTGAGAGTCGGAGAGAAGTTGGTGAAAGGTATTTCAACGATCTACTACTAAGATCATTTTTTAAACCGTCAAAAAAGTACAAAAATGTTTTTGTAATGCACAACATTCTCCATGATTTAGCAAAATATGTATATGGAAAATTTTGCTTCACGTTGAAAGTTAAAGATGCCCAAAGTATACCAAAACTGACTCGccatttttcatttttatgtgaTGAACTTGAATCTTTTGATGGATTCGAGATATTACACCATGCTAATAGATTACACACATTTCTACCATTATCTATGGATTCCTATCAACATCGATGGTGGTTGCGTTTGAAGTCTGACACTATGATGTTACCtgagttgttttctaagctcaagTTATTACGTGTCTTGTCTTTATATGCTTATTGGGATATGACTGAGTTGCCGGATACAATAGGCGATCTTAAACATCTACAATACCTCGATCTTTCTCGGACTAGAATCAGAAACCTTCCCGATTCTTTATGTTCTCTCTATAATCTTCAACTATTGAAATTGAGGGACTGTGAATATTTTGAAGAGTTACCCGTGAATTTATATAAGCTCGTGAACTTGTGCTATTTGGATTTTAGTGGAACGAAAGTTAGAAAAATGCCAAAAGAAATGGAAAAGTTGAAGAATCTCGAAGAATTGAGTTCTTTTTATGTGGACAAGGATAGCGAGTCCAATATCCAACAATTAGGAGAATTCAATCTGCACGGAGAACTATCTATTTTAGAGATTCAAAACATTGCGAATCCCCGGTATGCATTTTTggcaaatttgaaaaataaagtaTACCTTGTGAAACTAGAGTTAACATGGAATGAAAATAGTGATAATTCGCAGAAAGAAAGGGAAGTGCTCGAGAAGCTACAACCTTCTAAACGCTTGAAGAAGTTGTTAATCAATAACTATGGCGGTACATTTTTTCCATATTGGTTTGGAGACAATTCATTGTCATATGTTGTATCCTTAAAGTTGAGTAATTGTAGAAACTGTATTTTGATTCCTTCACTTGGAGCTATGTCATCGCTCAAACACCTCCAGATTAAAGGGTTATCTGCCATAGTGGTGATTGGTAGGGAATTTTATGGAAATGGGACTATTCCATTTCCATCATTGGAAACCTTAACTTTTAAAGATATGAGTGGATGGGAAAAATGGGAATATGAAGTCGAAAGGGATGCTTTTCCGCGTCTACAAAAACTTTCTCTAGTGCAATGTCCCAATCTAAAAGACAAATTGCCTGAAAATCTTCCTTGTTTAGTAAATTTAGAAATTCTTGATTGCAAACACCTCTTGGCTTCTGTTCCGTTCTCTCCGGTCATTCGTGAATTATGTCTCACTTATTGCAGAAAGTTGCAATTTGAATATCATTCATCTACTATGAAGCTTCTTGTGATTAGTCGATGTTGCACAGATGAATCCTCCGTGGAATGGACCGGAAATATCTTGTCTCATTGTTCTACCTCTATTAGAACGTTGAAAATTGAAGATTGCCCAACTATGAATATTCCCCTAGGTAGCTGCTACAATTTCCTTGTAAAACTTGACATCACAAGTAGTTGTGACTCTCTAAAGACGTTCCCATTGGATCTATTTCCAaaacttgattctcttgacattTATAAGTGCTATAACTTTGAAATGATTTCACAGGAGCGTGAACATCTTCTACTTACATCTTTATTAATTGAAGAGTGTCCTAAATTTGCATCATTTCCCAAAGGAGGATTGGCTGCACCTAAGCTACAGTATTTGCTAATTTCCAAATTGGAGAATTTAAAATCATTGCCTGAAGGCATGCATATCCTGCTTCCATCTCTTTATAAGCTGTCTATAGAGGATTGTCCACAACTGAATTCTTTCTCAAATGGTGGTTTTCCATCAAGCCTAAGAAGCCTCTTTCTCATGAAATGCTCCAAACTTCTCATCGACTCGCTGAAACTCGCATTCCCAACCAACACCTCTATGTGTGACATGTATATTCAAGAAGTGGATATGGAGTCCTTTCCCAATGAAGGGTTACTTCCCCTCTCACTTACTCGTATAACTATCACGTATTGTCGAAACCTCAGACAACTTGACTACAAGGGTATTGACCACCTCCCCTCTCTTACAACATTGATTCTTAATAACTGTCCCAACATCCAATGCTTGCCAGAGGAGGGTCTGCCTAAATCCATTACAACTCTACAAATTCGGGGAAATTGTCCATTGCTCAAATTGCGATGTAAGAAACCAAATGGCGAAGATTGGCAGAAGATTTCACACATTGAATGTGTAATCATTGATAATTAA